A window of the Halobacterium hubeiense genome harbors these coding sequences:
- a CDS encoding helix-turn-helix transcriptional regulator produces MDRGLAPWVVGLLVVASVAAPAAGAGAPTGPFGVAQEEFDPDDVTLSAAIDEDGSAAWSFKYRMELTTDNETQAFEELQADIEANRSAYVDRFRTRIASTVTSAENATGRNMSVANVSVRAFQQRSAEFADSYSFVEYTFEWDGFAATDGERVVAGDALEGFYLNNETSMQFSWPDGYAATDVDPVADEETATSVRWTGPADFGTGQPRLVLEPAPTTTEPSEPTETTTAAASSGESGVVLPALVGAVVAVFVVGAAGWLYLRREDNGGGGAAEPTDAGGGGGAGDAATGVEESAGEAAATAGAASETEPPEELLSNEERVERFLREQGGRAKQQDVVEAMGWTEAKTSQVVKEMRENDDLESFRIGRENVLKLPDADVSEE; encoded by the coding sequence ATGGACCGCGGTCTGGCGCCTTGGGTTGTCGGGTTGCTCGTCGTGGCGTCGGTCGCCGCGCCAGCGGCGGGAGCCGGTGCGCCGACCGGCCCGTTCGGCGTCGCACAGGAGGAGTTCGACCCGGACGACGTGACGCTGTCGGCGGCGATCGACGAGGACGGGAGCGCCGCGTGGTCGTTCAAGTACCGGATGGAACTGACCACGGACAACGAGACGCAGGCCTTCGAGGAGCTACAGGCGGACATCGAGGCGAACCGCTCGGCGTACGTCGATCGGTTCCGCACGCGCATCGCATCGACGGTGACGTCCGCGGAGAACGCCACCGGCCGCAACATGAGCGTCGCGAACGTCTCCGTGCGGGCGTTCCAGCAGAGGAGCGCGGAGTTCGCCGACTCCTACAGCTTCGTCGAGTACACCTTCGAGTGGGATGGCTTCGCCGCGACCGACGGCGAGCGCGTCGTCGCCGGGGACGCGCTGGAGGGGTTCTACCTGAACAACGAGACCTCGATGCAGTTCTCGTGGCCGGACGGCTACGCGGCGACGGACGTCGACCCGGTCGCCGACGAGGAGACGGCGACGTCCGTGCGGTGGACCGGCCCAGCGGACTTCGGCACCGGCCAGCCGCGCCTTGTCCTCGAACCGGCGCCGACGACGACCGAGCCGAGCGAGCCCACCGAGACGACGACCGCGGCCGCGTCCAGCGGGGAGAGCGGCGTCGTGCTGCCGGCGCTCGTCGGCGCAGTCGTGGCAGTGTTCGTCGTCGGCGCGGCGGGCTGGCTCTACCTGCGCCGCGAGGACAACGGCGGGGGCGGAGCCGCGGAGCCGACCGACGCCGGCGGCGGTGGCGGCGCCGGTGACGCCGCGACCGGCGTCGAGGAATCCGCCGGGGAGGCGGCCGCGACCGCGGGCGCGGCGTCGGAGACCGAGCCCCCGGAGGAGCTGTTGAGCAACGAGGAGCGCGTCGAGCGGTTCCTCCGCGAGCAGGGCGGGCGCGCGAAACAGCAGGACGTCGTGGAGGCGATGGGCTGGACGGAGGCCAAGACCAGCCAGGTCGTCAAGGAGATGCGCGAGAACGACGACCTGGAGTCGTTCCGCATCGGCCGCGAGAACGTCCTGAAGCTCCCGGACGCCGACGTGAGCGAGGAGTAG